The following nucleotide sequence is from Citrus sinensis cultivar Valencia sweet orange chromosome 6, DVS_A1.0, whole genome shotgun sequence.
tagtttatttctttctaaagaaatatatatcatattattaaattttaatctctcatattttgaactATTATACTCTTCTGTTCTTCATAAATTGGTCATTTTAGAACATGTCATCATCATGCTATTAACAGAATCTTTTATATTACGTTTTCATATTACGTGAAAAACttactaaaaaagaaacttccatattaagaaattattagaAGTTTGGACCTTCTATGCACATGTTCCAATTTTCAGCATTATATATTATAGCTTTTCATTACATATGTGAAATTGAGAACAGCTTCAGTTAAGTCTTACAAGACCATAATAACCAGTGTCCAGAGTCATATacagataaaaatttatttatgtttgtgaCTCAGCATGTTATTAAACGCGTAAGCCACAGCTGCAGCATACAAAGTAGGCCAAATGATGATGAAGGTTTGTGTAACTAACCATTCCATCTGGTGTGTGAGACTCTGCTTTATTAGTTTTAGGGTAAGACTGTTAAGTTCACATATCCATAACATAATGTCATGATTTTTTTGACTGATCATTCCTCATGGTACATCTATTTCATCCTCTGCAAATTTGAGGTCTTAATAGCTTACAAACAGACAGATATTCAAGGCTACAAAGTTAGAGGTAACTGGTAGGCAGTTAACATAATAGCacaatgagaaaaaaaagggtaacAGAGGGCAAGAGAAATGCTAGGTTGTTGTCTAAATTTCATGATTGTTATTTCAGCTATTTTGACAATCATCACAAACCGCTGTGATCAAATCACTTCCAGTAAGCAACTAACTGAAAGTTAAAAGTTTAAActaattctcaaattttttctctttttttctctttcctctACAGGTTTACAAGCTCTCTATAGGAGCTGCTTGTGGACTTTCATGGCCATCTGACCGTCTCATAGTTCAAGTTCTTGATGACTCAACCAATGAAGTCTTGAGGGTATCACTTCATCTCTTTGTACccaataaaatctaaaaccTCTTTATTTGTGCACTCAGACTGACTTTTTCCAGTACACACAGAAACTAGTGGAGCTGGAGTGCCTGAAATGGACAGAAAAAGGTGTGAATGTGAAGTATGAAACTAGGAAGAATAGGAATGGTTACAAGGCAGGTGCCCTTAAAGAAGGTTTAGAGAAGCAGTATGTCAAAGATTGTCAGTTTGTGGTGATCTTTGATGCAGACTTTCAACCTGATGAGGATTTTCTATGGAGGACGATTCCTTATCTGCTAGAAAACAAAGAGTTGGGATTGGTTCAAGCCAGATGGAAATTTGGTAAGACCACAAAACAAGATCGATTTTTATGTGAACCTAAACTGCCCAGAGAGCTAATTTCTCTAGATTTAGATGCAGATGCTACTTACCCCACTAGCAATAGTTAAGTTCTTACTTTAGTGTCATTAATGGTGATATCTGCAAAATATTTGAGGTAGTTTCTGGTATTCAGTTGTTTTCTGGTATTTCTACATTTTTACCATTCAATGAGATTTTCTCCAGTAAACGCTGATGAATGCCTAATGACGCGGCTCCAAGAGATGTCACTTGATTATCACTTCTCCATTGAGCAAGAAGTAGGCTCCTCAACTTGTCAGTTCTTCGGGTTCAATGGTAAATCCTACAACAATAATCTATCTACCACTAGAACTAAATTAAACCAATGTAACTTAGCTTTGTGTGCTTACAGGAACAGCAGGTGTTTGGCGAATTCAAGCCATAGAGGATGCTGGCGGATGGAAAGACCGAACCACAGTGGAAGACATGGACCTTGCAGTCAGGGCTAGCCTCAAGGGTTGGAAATTTGTCTTTGTTGGAGACCTAGGAGTGAGTCTACATCTCACAGATATTTTTGCCGCTTGTATTTGTCCTACAAATTCAAGAAATAATTAGATATCGCAATCCAATTGATTCTCTGTGTGATAATTTTTGTCTCTGCTTCCTCTCCTGCTAGGTTAAAAATGAACTACCTAGTACCTTCAAGGCATACCGTTATCAACAGCACCGTTGGTCATGCGGTCCATCTAACCTCTTCAGTAAAATGACCAGAGAAATCATTCTTTGTGAAGTGAGTGAACTGTAAAACTAATTTCGCTAAGCCTTCATCTAGACAAAACTAAAATCAATCCAGCTAGAAGGATAGCATTCGATTCACTAAATAACTTTCATCCAGGAAGAATCTCACATGCTATCTTATCTCTTATGCAGAGGGTCTCAGTCTGGAAAAGACTCTATCTTATATatgcattttttattgtgaGGAAGATAATAGCACACTGGGTCACTTTCTTCTTTTACTGCATAGTTATACCAACCAGTGTTTTGGTTCCTGAAATCCAACTGACAAAGCCGATTGCTATTTACATTCCAGCCACCATTACCTTACTGAATGCTGTCTGTACACCAAGGTACCAGAAAACAGGTCATAGAAATATAAAGTTTCACTTTTATGCTTTGTAAACTTCATTATATTCATCCCCTAGATAGAATGATAATCTTCAATTTACCCCCATTTTCGTTCAGAAGATGAGGGCAAATGGGTAGCtcgttgataatttttttccccttcttaATAGTCAGTAGGGGTAGATTGAAGATTGTCATTCTAAGTAGAGTATAAATTGAAGTTTACCCTTATACCATTTATCCTTTTTAAGATGTTGACTACtagttattttatcatttcatGCTCAGGTCCTTCCATCTAATTGTCTTCTGGATTTTGTTTGAGAATGTCATGTCGCTCCTTCGAGCTAAGGCAGCAATTATAGGCCTCCTAGAAGCTAATCGCGTCAATGAATGGGTCGTAACGGAGAAGCATGGGAACACGaagaagcaaaagaataaCATCAAAACGCTAAAGAAATCACGGTCTCAAGTTGGAGAAAGGTATTTATCTATTCTTACTATGTGAGCTATAATTTCACTACACCTAAGTGCAAAATAAACACAGCAAATAGCTATTCTGTTCAAGAACCATCACTCAAATAAGCATGCGAACAAAAGCTAGAGCACCACAAAGACCCATCAATTACAAAGAGGATAAAGAGCCAAAATTCACATAAAAGCAGAACATTTTGCCATACAGAATATAACATCACCAAAGCATTAACTAactataatttgatttaacaAGACTATTTTGACAAACAGGCTGCATGTTTTGGAGCTGATAATGGGGACGTTTATGCTCTACTGTGCAATCTATAACCTGATATTTTGCCAAGATCATTTCTTTGTGTATCTCTTACTGCAAGCTGGGGCATTCTTCATAATGGGATTCGGATATGTGGGGCCATCTGTACCTAATTAGAACAACGCTAGCTTTTACTCTCTATCTTGTAgcattttatttcactgtttcTATGGCTAGAACCTAGAAGTAGGTGCATGTAAGACTAGTTAAAACTTATGTGTATTTagtagaataaaaataaacaaatgttgATAGTAAATGCAGAATAACTACCCTTTTATCTGATGGAACGGCATCCTTTCTGAATCTTCACAATAAACTCGTTCTTGCAGCTCCATGTCTCGGAGAAATCTGCTTCTGtaaaatattctttctttgtaatctagaagaaaatcctaaaattgaCTCTTGGAAATTGTATTTGCACGGCAGGCGAATACAACAAAGACTTCACCCATctcattattttgttattctgCATTTCTCTGCAGTAATTGTCTGGGAATGATTGGAAAAAGATTAGCTCAAGACTTGTGCATTTCACTGGACCATGTCAATCTTGTTAAACTTGTGCCATTTGGGTTCATTTACCAATCTGAATATGACCGCTTTAATTAACTGGCAATAACGAGTCCAAAATATGCaaactctaaaatttatttattaaattgatgccaattcaaaaaaaaagtgcCCAACTCACATATTTACACCACATTTAGTTGATTTTTAACAATAGTACTTAAACGAGCAAGTGAGACGTACTTTGCGTATGATTGTGTCAGTCTTCAATTTTCATGGTTAGTTTACTGATTAAGCAGGTCAATTCAGTTACGGTCAACCCAAATTTGATCCAAACGGGATTAAGAAAAAGCCACACCCACTAACATCATTTTATGTTGAATCGCTGTTCATAAATCGCTGCCAACAGCAAGCCACAAAACGATTCAATTCAAAGCATAAAActgatttaatttaactaataatCTGTACAAGTACACGtgttaaagaaaatcaatagatttgaatattataaagcAATTAAGACATTTACATGAATAGTACACAaaaatcaccaaaaaaaaaaatcctaactGATCACTCGAGCTCGTCAAGTTTAATCTCATATTGTTCCCCAGAAGAGAGGATTTTCACACCAACCATACCCTTTTGCCATTCGGTAGTCCCCACCAATATCAGCCGTTGAGCATTTATCCGTGCAGCCCGTTTGAACACCCTAAAAGAAAGATTGATAAAATACCGGAAAGATTGATCAAGTAACTTGTAAATGTTTCACAATAGAAAGATGGAGCTTGATACCATTTTAGCGGTTTGCTTTCCAAGACTAAATCAACACTTTGGCCTTTCCCTCTTAATGTGGTAGCAACCATAGAAGCTGCTCCTTGAAGATTATGATCCAAGGCGCACACAATGTTCTCCACCTGGTGGTTAAGTGGTGGTAGAAGACCCTTCTCCTTGAGCAACTGAAAATGTAagacaaaagtaaaataaaccCTCTTCCCCAATGTTAAAAACTAGTAAACAATTTCTCATTCCACAATTTGCTTGACAAATTCCATCATAAAAAAACTGAATTACTTATTCGATCCATCGAATGAACATGTTGGAGGCCACTAATTTTTAGCAAGAGAACATTACTTCATCCACCAAGGAATACAATAACTTTTCAAGCACATACAGCCAGATTGGTCAATCAATAGACAACAATTTCTTATTTCTAGTTATATAAAAATGTAGAGAGGATAGGCAAAatctatctcaaattaatttttaaccttTTACTTTGCTGAGATTCAAACTCAGGTGAATCAATGGACAACATTTGACTAAACATTGaatcacaaaatcaaataaaacaccCTTAACCACTAGGCATATAAATAGAGATGAATAAGAAGTCATCAGCACCAATGATAATTTGAGAGGCATCATTTTAAATTGTCCCCTTAATTGAAAGTGCAACCTTTATTACTAAAGATCTAAATGTTACAGAAAGATATGTAAGATATGGCTTTGCAGTGCATCACAATGCCACAATATGTTAATAAGCATCATTAGAAAGCTACATCGCGAAAATGATATACCAACGTAGAATCTATTGCTAGCACTAGTGGGTAATGCCAATGCTAGATAACTCCAACATAGTTAGATAGCAAATCTTGGAATATGTGCACCATGTTCTGCttctatataaaaatatcaaagtaTTTTTCACTAATGGAGCTGATCACGTGCGCGAAGTCGCACATCTTATAGTGTGCAGCTGCGCACCTGATCACACTTATTTTCACTAAATATGAACTTTAGCCATTACAAAAAGTGAAAGGATAAGTTgtgaaagaaaggaaaagaaagagaacGGCAGTTGAATTGTTTTAGGAAGCTAGTGGCAATATTGGTTGAATGTTATATCTTTGATCAGTTACTAAAATAAGGAAacagtttaaaatatttttccacCTCATAATGTCAACTAAGATGCAAGgacaaaaacaatatttaattgctcagtaatataatattttaagtcattttcttctttcaaattttgcCACCTACAACCAGAATGCTTTATGGAGTTTTAATGGATTGGTTTAAATCCCTTTTTCCTTGTCAATATAAAGAATCTAAACAAGAGATGATTGTAACCCACCAAATTTTCCTTCATTCCAATACTATCTGATCCAAACAaccatttttttaagaagttttctttattttgacaTAACAGGATTTAAAATAGTGATTATGTGTAGAAAACTTCTTCACTTACTTCTAAAATGACAGCATCACCAAATCCAAAGCCACAAGCTGGAATGTCATCACCACCAAAAGTGGAGAGTAACTGATCATAACGTCCACCCCCACAAATTGCTCTCAACTTTCCGTCCCTGTCAAAACACTGTCAAGGATTTTTTAAGTCATAAGCAAGGTAAGAAGACAATTCCAATTTCTATTTCTATCAATAGACGATGGCTGAtactttaaaaagaaaaaatttagtttgatCATTACTTCTATCAACAGAGGACAATTGATAGgcgaaaagaaaattacaaattttaatttggatGATATTTAGCTATACTTCACCTAAATAATGCACTTGTGTATGTAGATTTCTATATCCTTGAATCCATTAAGGTCTccaacttcaaaatttttttggaataaGTATGGTCATCAGTCATGTTCTCAGATTTAAGATCCTGAAACAGAAATATGCCAACCAAAAGCAACCTTGATATGGATAACATCAATGCCATAGTTGGGGGTAGCTTAGGAAGGTGCATCATCCCCACCAGCACAGCATGATACAAGTAGACATGAGTGATGTATTTAACTTTAACTTGTATTAAAGTGTACACATATAGATTAAAGAAGAGAGAGTCAGCCCAGTACACAAGTGGTTGGTGAATGGTGGTCATGTATTCATGCGAAATTGAGTTCGAGTACTTTGAGTTTGATAAGAATGCGAAACACGCACGTATACAAAGATTAAAGAAGAGAGACCATTTCCCACATCTAACCTCAAAAACAATACCAGTGTAGTAGGCAAGACCACGAACCACAGATGCATCAAACTGAATCCAATCAGAATAACCAAACTTTTCCGCAAGTGAGAATAGTAGTTTCAAATCAGCGACAGCTTCCCCTGCGCCCCCAAGTATCTCTGGATTCACAGAAACATTACATGCAAATACAAATTAGAATTACACCAGTATTCCTTTGTATGTCAGAACTCATACATCTATAAAGAATGAATAGAAGATCGTCATGATCTAAAGAACCAAACATTTGTGAAAGCATCATGAGAATCCTCAACAAACATTCAACAATGTTTCTCAGTTTTCACTCTCGATTACACACGGTAAATTTTACAGTATGGTTGGCATCttgtaatttctaattttttgaacAACAACTATAATGATAATACCATATCATTATAAATTGATTACCAGTCGGTAgttgtacgtggcgttgttacaccAGATCTATAACAGAACAAAGTCTGTCCTTAGGGCCAACAGCCCGCAAGttctggtttccagccgatatacacttatccgtcaaataccaaaaatcgaaaatcatatttgaaaaCAGTTTTTCACGATACCACCCGAAAACACGGCACTCTTGGCcttcaaagagggtgaacgttgtgagaaaacaatttcattttaaaaatcgATTTTGGAGGATAAAACAGGACTTTTCTAATTCACAGGATCCTTAGGCTTAAGGAAAGTGTAGAACATACTCAGTTTAGAAAATTAGAGGTGAGCGTATCATTATTaactcaaataatttctttgattcctAGAAGAAAGAAGATGTTTAGATAAACATAATGTaaagaaaacttgaaaatatattctaaattaacTCCCGCCTTACAAAAGGATAGACAGATCCTTATATAGAGATCTCGAGGAAGGAAAGATAAGGTGGGACccttatcttttacaaaagtaaaataattaaagcacaaCACGCcaaactttaaaagaaaaagcataaaaagCAAAAGGCAAACTTTAGACAAGACAGGACCCTTgtctaattattaaagcaaactttaaaaaagcaaaagcgaAAGATTCTCATGCGTGTCTGCAATCATGGAGTGGATGGGTAGTGTGATGAAGACACATCACCAGTATCTTTCTCATATTGACGTTTGGCACCACAGATTTGTCTGTTATCAAGATAAGCTTTAGCTAGCAGATAAGCTTCTTCATCAGCGTTAGTCATTTCTTTTGGAGCTGATGGAGCAGAAGAGTCTGGTTCTGTGACAGTATAATGAGAAATTTTAGTATGGAGGAGAAGAGAGTGAAAATCT
It contains:
- the LOC102617254 gene encoding glucomannan 4-beta-mannosyltransferase 1-like, with the protein product MKNLIFQEPKERVTDGTSGISYAWNSIRASVIVPLLHPAIILCSVMSLMLFIERVYMAIVILYVKVLRKKRYTEYKLEEMKEDLELNKSYPMVLVQIPMYNEKEVYKLSIGAACGLSWPSDRLIVQVLDDSTNEVLRKLVELECLKWTEKGVNVKYETRKNRNGYKAGALKEGLEKQYVKDCQFVVIFDADFQPDEDFLWRTIPYLLENKELGLVQARWKFVNADECLMTRLQEMSLDYHFSIEQEVGSSTCQFFGFNGTAGVWRIQAIEDAGGWKDRTTVEDMDLAVRASLKGWKFVFVGDLGVKNELPSTFKAYRYQQHRWSCGPSNLFSKMTREIILCERVSVWKRLYLIYAFFIVRKIIAHWVTFFFYCIVIPTSVLVPEIQLTKPIAIYIPATITLLNAVCTPRSFHLIVFWILFENVMSLLRAKAAIIGLLEANRVNEWVVTEKHGNTKKQKNNIKTLKKSRSQVGERLHVLELIMGTFMLYCAIYNLIFCQDHFFVYLLLQAGAFFIMGFGYVGPSVPN